The Fastidiosipila sp. genome window below encodes:
- a CDS encoding GNAT family N-acetyltransferase, translating into MNQPSFRKAKPDDLDQVTDLLARLFQDHDPASLLEENREILQAANETIFLACSGNKAVGISHVAIRHDYVEGASRGDVCGYLEALYVLPAYRHRGIGRGLVRHCEDWSQRKGCTLFASDCELDNETSQGFHKKMGFLEVDRIIHYIKPLDQSQADSPSGYFRP; encoded by the coding sequence ATGAACCAGCCAAGCTTCCGGAAAGCCAAACCTGACGATCTGGACCAGGTGACGGATCTGCTTGCCCGGCTTTTCCAGGACCATGACCCCGCTTCCCTGCTGGAGGAAAACCGGGAAATCCTCCAGGCTGCAAATGAGACCATTTTTCTCGCCTGTTCAGGGAACAAAGCTGTGGGCATCAGCCATGTGGCAATCCGGCATGACTACGTGGAGGGCGCTTCCAGAGGTGACGTCTGTGGTTACCTGGAAGCCCTTTATGTCCTCCCCGCTTACCGTCACCGGGGAATCGGGCGCGGGCTGGTCCGCCATTGCGAAGACTGGTCACAAAGAAAAGGCTGCACCCTTTTTGCGTCCGACTGTGAGCTGGACAATGAGACAAGCCAAGGTTTTCATAAGAAGATGGGATTTTTGGAAGTTGACCGGATAATTCATTACATCAAGCCCCTGGATCAATCCCAGGCTGATTCGCCGTCAGGCTATTTTCGTCCCTGA
- the smpB gene encoding SsrA-binding protein SmpB, with the protein MKAEEKKTKLIVENRRARHDFHIFRRLETGMVLTGTEVKSVRQGHFSIGEAYVTVKGGELFLVGAHISPYEQGNRFNPDPVRDRKLLAHKHEIVQLEAAVQQKGMTLVPLKAYFSGGRVKLEIGLARGKKLHDKREVIRERAVERDIERRIKDQGRK; encoded by the coding sequence ATGAAAGCAGAAGAGAAAAAAACCAAGCTGATCGTTGAGAACCGGCGGGCCCGCCACGATTTCCACATCTTTCGCAGGCTGGAGACGGGGATGGTGCTGACCGGCACGGAAGTCAAATCCGTCCGCCAGGGGCATTTCAGCATCGGCGAAGCCTACGTGACCGTCAAAGGCGGCGAGCTTTTCCTGGTCGGTGCCCACATCAGTCCCTATGAGCAGGGCAACCGTTTCAACCCCGACCCGGTGCGGGACCGCAAGCTCCTGGCCCATAAGCACGAAATTGTCCAGCTGGAAGCAGCCGTCCAGCAAAAAGGAATGACCCTGGTCCCTCTGAAAGCCTATTTTTCCGGTGGCCGCGTCAAGCTTGAAATCGGGCTGGCCCGCGGGAAGAAACTTCACGATAAGCGGGAGGTTATCAGAGAACGTGCCGTGGAACGCGACATCGAGCGCAGGATCAAGGATCAGGGACGAAAATAG
- the tsaD gene encoding tRNA (adenosine(37)-N6)-threonylcarbamoyltransferase complex transferase subunit TsaD — protein MGKLVLGIETSCDETAAAVVLDGRLVKSSVVASQVDLHASYGGVVPELASREHVKTILPVIDRALEEAGIGLKDLNALAVTYGPGLVGALLVGIAAAKGLASSIGLPLIPVHHLEGHIASAYLADRSLAPPFLCLIVSGGHASLVEVRDYCSFVVLGRTRDDAPGEAFDKIARTLGLGYPGGPLIEQAAKDGNRQAFSLPITLFPDSLDFSFSGVKTAAINRHRQLMREAEKEGAAWPASCSLSDFAATFQETVVQTLVHHAREALLSGPYRSLVVAGGVSANKRLREAMEDMTDRMGVRLTIPALSYCTDNAAMIASAGYYAWCSGRQADASLNAIPMAELEEVNQFLDRQAP, from the coding sequence ATGGGAAAACTTGTGCTGGGGATTGAAACATCCTGCGACGAAACCGCCGCAGCGGTGGTCCTTGACGGGCGCCTGGTCAAATCCAGTGTGGTCGCGTCACAAGTCGATCTCCACGCCTCTTACGGCGGAGTTGTCCCGGAACTGGCCTCCCGTGAACATGTTAAAACCATCCTGCCGGTAATCGACCGGGCCCTTGAGGAAGCGGGGATAGGCCTGAAAGATCTGAACGCACTTGCCGTCACTTACGGACCGGGCCTGGTCGGAGCCCTCCTGGTCGGCATCGCGGCAGCCAAGGGACTGGCTTCATCGATCGGCCTGCCGCTCATACCTGTTCACCATCTGGAAGGCCACATTGCATCGGCTTATCTGGCGGATCGCTCGCTGGCCCCTCCCTTTTTGTGCCTGATCGTATCGGGCGGCCACGCCAGCCTGGTTGAAGTCAGGGATTACTGCTCCTTTGTGGTTCTGGGCCGGACCCGGGACGATGCCCCGGGTGAAGCCTTCGACAAGATTGCGCGGACCCTGGGGCTGGGATACCCGGGAGGGCCCCTGATCGAGCAGGCGGCAAAAGACGGCAACCGGCAGGCCTTTTCCTTGCCGATCACCCTCTTTCCCGATTCCCTGGACTTTTCTTTCAGCGGGGTCAAAACCGCGGCCATCAATCGCCACCGCCAATTGATGCGGGAAGCTGAAAAAGAGGGTGCGGCCTGGCCCGCATCCTGCAGTTTGTCCGATTTTGCAGCTACCTTCCAGGAAACAGTTGTCCAGACTCTGGTTCACCACGCCCGGGAGGCGCTGCTTTCCGGTCCTTACCGCTCACTGGTGGTGGCAGGCGGCGTCTCAGCCAATAAGCGCCTCAGGGAAGCCATGGAAGACATGACGGACAGAATGGGAGTCCGCCTGACCATCCCCGCGCTTTCCTATTGCACGGACAATGCGGCCATGATCGCTTCGGCCGGTTACTACGCCTGGTGTTCCGGCAGGCAGGCAGATGCCAGCCTGAACGCTATTCCCATGGCGGAGCTGGAAGAGGTCAATCAATTCCTGGATCGGCAGGCGCCATGA
- a CDS encoding alpha/beta fold hydrolase — protein sequence MIVPPENPDGKELFLRKKPYILRSRKKKSRVKLFLIALALLLVFVAGIAVTSLVKADRLMKQPSEPIPPYATNLLPSFQSVSFSSGGGQITLKGWLIKPEGEINRGTAILVHDQGGNRLPFGLDSAPLIRQLSREGFYTLLFDLRHSGESGGSMSSFGYAEYEDVRAAIAWTLQHVPSSPLILYGFGSGTTAIMRALDSLEDDAQRSDDETLAKEALTALDRIGALIVDTPARDSDAFISAVIRKNNNKALFWLPDAVPYAIRLSAGKSVRKDYFAYFSSLPLPVMIMGHDQDPFLKTSNYRPLIDERLRLHPERTATHLVPGTGHLEAYSGDPDAYMEALAAFLARWFPPKMD from the coding sequence ATGATTGTACCGCCTGAAAACCCCGATGGCAAGGAGCTTTTTTTGAGGAAGAAGCCTTACATCCTGCGAAGTAGAAAGAAAAAATCCCGGGTCAAGCTTTTTCTGATTGCCCTGGCTCTTCTGCTTGTTTTCGTGGCCGGTATTGCGGTGACCAGCCTGGTAAAGGCTGACCGGCTGATGAAACAGCCTTCCGAGCCCATCCCCCCCTACGCCACCAATCTTCTGCCCTCCTTTCAGTCTGTATCCTTCAGCTCAGGCGGCGGCCAGATCACCCTCAAGGGCTGGCTGATCAAACCTGAAGGAGAGATCAACCGGGGAACTGCCATTTTGGTTCATGACCAGGGCGGCAACCGTCTGCCCTTCGGCCTGGATTCCGCCCCCCTGATCAGGCAGCTGTCCCGGGAGGGTTTTTATACGCTCCTCTTCGATCTTCGTCACAGCGGTGAATCCGGCGGCAGCATGTCTTCCTTCGGTTATGCGGAATATGAAGATGTCCGGGCCGCTATTGCATGGACCCTCCAGCACGTCCCCTCTTCACCTTTGATCCTTTACGGCTTCGGGTCGGGGACGACCGCTATCATGCGGGCACTTGATTCCCTGGAAGACGACGCCCAAAGAAGCGACGATGAGACCCTGGCAAAAGAGGCCTTGACGGCTCTGGACCGGATCGGGGCCCTGATCGTGGATACACCTGCCCGCGACAGCGATGCTTTTATCAGCGCGGTCATCCGGAAGAATAACAACAAAGCCCTTTTCTGGCTCCCTGATGCCGTTCCCTACGCAATCCGCCTGTCAGCCGGCAAGAGCGTCAGGAAGGATTATTTTGCCTACTTTTCCTCCCTGCCCCTCCCCGTCATGATCATGGGTCACGATCAGGACCCTTTCCTCAAAACCAGCAATTACCGGCCGCTGATCGATGAGCGATTGAGGCTGCATCCCGAAAGGACTGCCACCCATCTGGTCCCGGGCACCGGTCATCTGGAGGCTTATTCCGGTGACCCTGATGCTTACATGGAGGCACTGGCTGCTTTTCTTGCCCGCTGGTTTCCCCCAAAAATGGACTGA